The sequence accacaccccctagaCGGCCGGCCAATGAGATAAGCCCGGCTGAGTGGATTGATCTGGTACAGATGGCCACTGACTTGGCTGACGGAGACCACATGGACACCAGTGAGTGGGAGGGTGTGATAATAGCCTCTCCGAAATTAGTGATACCTAACTTGACAgtccataacttgagtaaggattgtccaatttctcAACTAAATTTTGCATTCAGTAACTATTTAAGagagctacaataattatggtgtgtttagagctgaatatgttattatgctattataataattggtgGATGTGATTGTTAGGTATATGATGTACTTCCCTTCCTCTGACAGACTCGTCCAGTGTGGACCCAACCTTCCATGACAGAGCTCTTCACTACTTCCCCTCGTAccagaggccacgcccatcagGGGGGGAGAGTGCGGAGACTCAGGCAGTCAAACTGTTCAATGTCATTGTTAGTCTGTTCTCACAGTCTGTCTTCACGGTGAGTACAAGAGGTCccttgatacatgtacatatctaACATCCTACGAACAATAATTGCTGATCTGTGTCTACTTTGTCATATTCTATCCAATGATTACAACTGCCCTATATTCAAATACCTCTCtcctccctcccccctcccccctccctctcccCTCCCCCATCCCCCCATCCTCCTCTCCTTGCTTGCTTACAGAAAGAGTACCAGCTCCTAGCTGATGTGAGTGATCCCAGAGTGTGTGTTGCTCAGTGGACCACCTGTGCCTACACCATCGCCAGTCTCGGTACGTTAGCTATCTCCTAGGACAGCGTCTAGTGTAGCATCTTCAAACTGCCTTACCTGTACTGTACGACTACCATTCATCTAAGACTGTATACTAGTACACCATTGCAGTAATTACATACCTTGAATATTTCCCCTGTCACAGAACGCAATGCTCGTGCCCTGGACAAGTTTCTGTTGCAAGCTGGCACACTCTCCACTAGACAGATGGACACTGTCAAGTCACTGGTTAGACTGGGCTCTCTACTCATGCTAGCTTCTCCCCTTAACATCCTGGCAAAGTACGTCAGGAGTCTGACCAacggtgagtgtgtgtgatgcaCGTAAAAGCAAGAAATGCTTAATATTGACCTcatgtgtagactagtgtacagagtctatagtgtggtcccactgtgtgcactgtagctagtgtacagagcctatagtgtggtcccactgtgtacactgtagctagcgtACAGAGCATTTCAGGTGAGGTGAAAAAGGTTTGTTCTCTGATGTGtaatcatacatgtaattatatatcttTATACAGTGTTGCTACAAGTTGACACGCCCCCTTTCCCCGAGCTTCCCTGTGTGCTTGAGTTGGATACGTTTGGCATCCTTGTCAGTCTCCACTACGCCCACTCCACTCTCTACACAGCCCTCACAGCTCCACCAGGCTCACAGACTGTGAATGGTGTGATACCAGCCCTAGAGGGAATAACTGATCAACACCTCATCCGGATCACAGCAGCTGCACAGATTCTACAGCACCTTCTCGGCAcacccccgccccctcatacGGACACACGTGAGTATATTATAACTGGTCATACAGGTTGAGTGAGTTACAACCTGTTACCTTTGATATCATTAGCGGAACGTTCAGGGTCTTCCCCCGAGTTCCTAGTGGGAATGGGCTTGCAGGAGGTCTGGCTGAAATACAGGAAGATAGCAGGGTAACAgacagtgatataatgcatACAGTGTTTATTGGTGGCCCCTCCCTCCCCCGCTACAGACTGCCCTGTTCCCCTGCCCCCAGCCCCTACGACCTGTACGCTGGTGTTCAGCAACACCTCTACCCTTTCCTTGAGTCAGCTACTCTCTTCTTCCATTGTCTCTCCGGGGTGGAGCTCGTGTACTCATCAGGtgattatcacatgacaaGCACGTGATATCCTCATATTACACCCCCCCACAGACTCGGTGGCCACTCGATTTGAGGACCTTTGTCGTTATTTGAGCATTCCCGTCTCCTTATTCAAACTGTTTGatgaagccacacccactggcaAGCCTGCAAACATTATTCCAAAACTAGCCAGCAAGTAAGTTACAtgtaacttgaattccgttgatccaatttcaacgattttatgattttctgaaagcatAGAAAAaggcctttcaaatggtaccatcaaagtgcATATTGAGAGATAAAATAGTTTGCCAATTTCGGcccaataccatggattatagcccatggtccaagggcgaaaaatgacaaaatatGGCCCCGGTGAAAATTTGGattaaacacataatttaaatggttttttctaagctttcagaaaatcataacatttttgaaattggatgaacgatactaaagttatggctgttcaactacaccccctcGTTTAAATCAATGGTTCGGAGATTCTTTCAGCTGTCATGCATTGTACATACTCACGACTCAGTCCATTCATACAAGACACACTGTTTCCCACAGTTGGTGTACCCACCCTAAGATAAGAGCTCTCCTGGCCACACCTCCTGTAATGGCCACACCCCCTGTATCGCTAGTGTCACCACGGGCAACTGTGGAGCTCCCCAAACGGTTTTCAGATCTTGTCAAGTTGGCATCTTCTTTCCTGTGAGTTACAATAATCCACAGCTACCTTATCAGCTACTTATCAGTCAGCACTACATTCTCTATGGCCGCAAATAATTAGCTGTCTTCAATTTCTGTCATTCTAAGACCAATGTTTTCCCACTGAGTTGTTTCTAAGATGGTCTCTCTCTCCTATCCCAGATGTCCGTCTCGTGTGAGCAGTGAGGCTGTGGAGGACAGTCAGACGACCATGATGTGCTTGGTGTGTGGGACCATGATCTGTGCTAACTCTTACTGCTGTCAGAGTGAGGTGACGCGTCTAGAGGGGGGTGTGGTCAGGGTCGGAGGGTTTAACAAACATGCACGAAGGTACGGCTTCACTTAGCAACCTAGACAATGGTTGTGTACGCATGTTTTATACTTTTCTACCCACTGCATTGTTGTGAAAAGTTATCATTCTGACTCTAAGTACAATGTAGTTTGTTCTCGTTCACTGAGTCTATGTGTATTTACCCTCCCTCCCCTCGTGATTATCTGTGGGTGTGTacttaacccccccccctcttagCTGTGGTGCTGGTCTGGGTATGGCACTGTGGATCTTAGAGGCTAGAGTGGTGTTACTGGACACTACTGACCCGACCAATATCAATGGCTGTACAGTTACACCCCCGTACCTGGACGAGTATGGAGAGGCTGACCCTGGACtcaggtgtgtgggtgtgtgtgtgaggtgtgagggtgtgtgtgtgtgtgtgtgtgtgtgtgtgtgtgtgtgtgtgtgtgtgtgtgtgtgtgtgtgtgtgtgtgtgtgaggggtgtgccTGTCCCAGGTTCTCCTTGTAGAGCTGTCATGATTATCATTATAagcacacaaaataattattagccttTAGTAGAGTAGaccacacatatacacacacagtgatgatGGACATAATAAGAGACTGTATTACTATCATTCCCTCCGTGTAGGCGTGGCAACCCGCTCCACCTCAATGAGGATATTTACCAGGAGATTCGTCAGCTATGGTTCCATCATCGCATCCCTGAGAGGATCTCCAAGGAGGCTGAGGATAATAATGGCCTCTTGCGCATCACATGGGCAAGCATGTGACACTGTCATTTGACTGAACTAATTGATAGTATGCATAATTAGAGTGTGTGTATTTTCTATATTTAATGTAAATTGCACtaaaaatttattattattgtattataatttattttaattatagtgacattATAGTCATTGTTCAATTGGCTACGATGACATCATTGTTGGGACTCAGAATCTCTATCCAATAGCCATCGGGATCTTTAATGAATGCTATCCCCTTCATTTTGCCTGCATGTACAGAGCATGGTCATGTGACCAGTGGGTAAAAACACAATTAACGAACCTCCAGTGGGGGTCTTGATGAAAGGAACTCCCAGAGTCTCGAACCTATCACAAGCTTTGTACACATCCGGCACAGCTATTCCAATATGacctgcatgtacaaaaagcatataattattataagtgtcATGgtgatgtgtatatagtgtgtgtgtgtgttcaccaAATCCTCTTGGATCAGAGTTGCCATTGTGGTATCCAGTGAAGGTAGGGTCCGTCTCTGTGCCCCAGTTGCTGTGACAGTGTCGTACATGAACAGTATATAGACTACAAAACAATACAAGGCTCACTGTGTTAGTTCAATAGTCCCACGACGTGTGAGGAGCCACTTCCAAGCTTCATCTTGGTCTGTCGGTATATCCTCTGCCTTCTCATAGCCCATAAAATAGATGGTGAACTTCATCGATGGTTGGTCTACCCTCTTCAACAACCTGtacattaatgatattcacttacacacatgtacatacacacggTTGCTGTCGATTTCCTAACCTCATTCCCATGACCCTAGAGTAGAAGTCCAGGCTGGCCTTAGGGTCTCTGATCCTCATCATAGTTTGCTGCATGATGAAGTCATTGCAGCTGGAGTCAGGCTCACTCAGGTAGCTCCTGTAGTCAGGGTGTGGGCCTGTACTTGTGGAAGAAGAATCAGCCATCTTGAAGATCAGACAGTGCTAGTGAAGTTTAGGGCTGGCACTTAACTCTCTGCGAGCTACGCCCACTTTGTTTGCGCACGCGCAATACCTCACAGTGGCTCTTGGTCTCGAGGACAAATGCGGTGGAATTCCGAAACAGTTCCAGATAAAGCCCTCCAACTTAAAGATGTCTTCCTCACCTCCATCACCAGCGGGAGACCACTGGTCTGTTAGCGCCCCGTGGGTGTTCAGAAACACGGAGTACAAAGTAGCAGCAGACGTGAGAGAGGATGTACTAATTGTGCAAGTAGAGGATTGCCTAGCAGCAGACCAATGGACTGGACACTTTGACTCCAAACGTGAGCTCtgtgcacaccacacatgaGCTGCACTACAGTAGTATAATCTGCATGATATAATGAGAGAGATGTTatggattgtgtgtgtgtgagatgaTATCTTCCCTTCTGTAGATGTGGAGGAGCTGACCAGAAAGACTGGAAATTATAAACAGTTTCCGATATTTCTGAATATGTTGGAGTCTGCAATTACTAAATCCTCCGACTCTGTGACCCTTGACCTTTTGACATATGCTGATTTGGAGTCACTACGTAATAAGAAGCAtggaaatgggcgtggcacttCCCCTAGCCACAAGCAAACACAGAGCAAGCGATATCTCATCCTCACTTACAGTGTTGAGTTCGACAGGTGATGCTGATTGTAATATAGTTGGAATTTTATGTTTTTTTCTCTCATAGGATCCACTACCCGTTAGCTCTGCCGTACAGTGGTCGTCCTGACCCCACCCACTTGCAAGAGACCATCAGACGATTGCAGACTCAGCTGGAGAAAGCCAAGAGACAGGTACACGGGTACACGGGTACACAGGTACACAGGTACACGGGTACACGGCACGTACTGTGCTTGTATAGGTAGATTGTATTATTAGTAGACTAAAGTACTGCATTTAACTCTAGTATTGAGTATTCTTCCTCCCCTTCAGGCACACAGCCACAAGCACACTGACTTGACTCAACTAAAGAGAGAGTAAGTACACACTATAATAGCCAACAGTCCTCctcaaccccctcccccacaccccacactacTCCTCAACCCCCTCCCTCACCCCACACTACTCTCACTGAGTCCTCctcaaccccctcccccacaccccacactacTCTCACTGAGTCCTCctcaaccccctcccccacaccccacactacTCCTCAACCCCCTCCCTCACACCCCACACTACTCTCACTGAGTCCTCctcaaccccctcccccacaccccacactacTCTCACTGAGTCCTCctcaaccccctcccccacaccccacactacTCTCACTGAGTCCTCctcaaccccctcccccacaccccacaaccccctcccccacaccccacaaccccctcctccacacccCACACTACTCTCACTGAGTCCTCctcaaccccctcccccacaccccacaaccccctccacaccccaCACTACTCTCACTGCAGATACGAGGCTTTGGCTAGAGAGAAGGATGAGCTGGAGGAAGCTTTGGAGAGCATCAAACAAGATGTGATGTTAACCAGAGGCGGTGGTTCTAGCAAGGAGGTTCGATTCATGAAGAAAGTTATCAAGAACATGGAGGTACGTGTGTCCAGCTGTGAATATCATTGATGTTGACACCACAAAATATTGAAACTGTCCATTTCTATAAATTGAGCTTTGATAAGAGCTACTGCATCAGTCTCATTGGCTCTAGCTTTAGTTAAATTTTTGGATGGACAACCTCAGGGAAGTCCAAAAACAAAACATGTTGAAAGGATCAATAGAAGTCATTAAGCAAACTGTCCCAATCAATATAAAAAATTTGTCATACAGTCATGTTTGAGATCGTCACATGTGTTTGTAGGAGCAGCTCTTGAATGAGAGGACCAAACACCAGAGACTGGTGAGCAAGAAGAATGAAGAGTTGAAGAACTTACTACAAGAGGTGAAACATTACCTACTTCACTAAATGGCCATACTAGCATTACATGGCCATACTTCACATTTGTCAAAGAAAACTTAGCTACCTATGATAAAAACATTGCAGCAACTGCTCATAAAATGGCACAGTTACTGAGAAAAGTGTTCCATTCTGCAGCTTGAACAGTTGAAACTATCAGAGAGGTCTCTTCGCACTCGAGTCAAGAGTCTTAACAATGAGCTAACTTTTCTCAAACATGGCCTGAGGACAACACCTGGTACCCACAGTAAGGCCAACAAGAAGAGACGCTCCACCTCCATTGAGAGAAAGACGCCGCGTAACTCTGTGGAGAGATTGCAGAGAAGGGCACCGCGTAACTCAGTGGAGAGGTCAGTGGAGAGATCAGTGGAGAGGAGGACCATGCGTACACCTTCCCCTAATGGAGGGTCTAGAGTACCGAGGTTTGATCCAACAGCTTATGTGAAGAGCAAAAAAAAGAAACAAAGAGATGCCGATGTCAAACTGGGgtgagctaataattatgtacatatcaTTTATAAGGTATGTCCAGAGTGTTAGTCATTGTTTTTAATCATATAACACATTTTTGCTGTCTTAATTTTTCTgtatctatataatttataacaaACTACTATCTTGTACAAACTTCCCATTGTCTTGTGTTGTATATCCTTACAGGAGattgagggtgtgtgtgaggaacAGGCCACCTCGCTCCCTCTCCAGAGAGAGGCGTGGCAGTGCTACCAGACCACTCTCCAACAGTCGTGATTCCAGTAGACGATCTTCTGTGAGCAGTGTACAGAGTAACATGAGCAGCGAGAGGGGGGTAGGCTCCAGGGGGAGGAGACTAGCATGGGAGAGCCCTCAAAACACATCTGGTTGTGCCAAGAGGACCTCTTCAAAAAGTAAGCTCAACCCACACATTAGATTAGCTAATAGctttcttgtacatgtattgtttttTAAACGCACTATTTCGCTACGTGTTATATACAGTGTGGTTTTAGCAGCTAGTCTTTCATCAGTATTGTGGGCATCCtgtccacaataattatgtccatgcAGAAGCCTAAAGTTCACTGCCCAATTTCATTTCTATTCTCCAGACACGAGCTTGTTAGAGCACTCTGTTGAGATCTCTGACATCGATGCCAGACTGACTGCACTACAGGAGTTCATGAAGCGCTCTTTAGAATCACCAAGAAATCACACAAAGAGATAACAGGCTGGCTCTACATATATAAACTTTGCAAACACAGTATAAAACCTTATTACTATTGACTGTTTTTATATATTATTATCCTTTTGACTTTTGCTGTAGCAATCCTGTGTCTTCTATCTGGTGTATCTTTCTCTTGACAATGTTCATTTCTCTATCCAACAATTTCAATTTATTGTTTAACTTTGAAATCTTCTGGTCTTGAGTGTCTTCAACTGCCTGCCCCTTCCGTGAGCTGCGATAGTATTCTGCTATGATGGCAGACGATGCAATGGTGTAGACTATCAGCTCCCCGATAATTTCGGCCCCAATTTCAACTGCTTTCTCGCTACTGAGCGGCTTGACTTGTGTGGGCCCGCTGGCACCCATCAGTCTCATCTTCACAAACACTTCCAGCCAGTGTAACACTATAAGCAAGCAAGAGGGGGGAGTATGTGGTATGGTGTGGGTGGATACACACTGGCTCACATTGTGCTGGAGGAGAGCATATGTAGGTCCTGATAAACGGGCTGTTCAGAGCTCTTCTTTGAATTCCCCTAGCTAGAGGTTTGGACATCTGCTTCACCCCGAGGTAGAGGAGCTTGCCGAGTGGAAATGCTGCTACCATCTTGTACAGTTTGATTGCATTCAACTTTTTACTTTGACAACCTTTACCAAAATCAATGATCATTCAATAGGTGTAAAAAGTGTATACAATTTAATTGCATAaatatacacaaacacaaaataTAACATAGAGTTAACTAATAAACTTCCAGTAAATCACACCAGCTAGAATAATGATTTCACATATAATGACAATCACTAGTAGCAGTCTGTTCTGTACGCTCCTGCAGAGAAGGGGGGATAGGATGATACACGGGGCTAATCAACAAAGCTAACTTACTTGCACACTATGGAGCGGAGCAGACCAGAGGTTCTACCCAGCTCTCCATCAATTGTAGTTAGCTGTAGGGAAGAAGTAGTTCACATTAAAGCACACATCATGACACATATAATCAGACACATAATCTGACACCTATATAGGTATGATCACACATAATTTACGTTGTTTCTAGTTCTTAGCAGAGAGGCCTTCTGGTCATCCAGATCCTCCATGATGGTGACTGCTACCTCGTCAGTTTGTGCAGATATTGCCTGGGCCCTTCCCACACTAGCAGACGCTCTCTTGAGGGTCTCcgtgttgcctagcaacctaGATTTCTCCCCATCAGACTGCAGAAAATGAATACACCTGATTATGCAGATACGTAACAGGAGTAGTCAGTGATTTGTCCACATGCACAACTCGGTGGTGTACTAACCTCTTTTAGACAaaaaataaccacctcttaggcctagggtaccaggctataattatttgtaggaTTAAGGAATGAAAATACCCACACTTGAAAATTCTGAGTAGTGTACACACCTGATAGGGGTCCTCGTCTTGTCGTGAGAACAGCTGCTCTCTGAGGGAGGATCCTCCATTCACCTGTCTCCTCAGTGAGGCTATGCTCTCCTTGTACTGGCTCACTCTCCCAGCTAGCTGGTGCTGATAGCCAACAGGGGCTCTCCCTAGCTCTGACTGTATCTCACCATACTGCAGCATGAGAGAGGATAACAAAGCACGGCTATATTATAACATCACTACCCTACCAATGCTTGAGCTTCATCAATCTTCCCATTTAGTACACTCAAGCTTCGCCTGTGGTCGTCTGTGTACAGGGGAGAGTCAATCAATCAACCCTACACTGTTGTGAATGGTTTTAGTCACCTCCTAGCTTCTTGGGCAGTTGGTATGTGATACTGTCTTGTATGTTGTCCAATAGAGCTTTAAGTTCATCACAGCAACGCTCCAACTTCTCTGAAGACATTGTAAGTAATTTCTGATCAATGTTTACTACTAACCCAATTCTAATAAGTCCCCACCAGGATAGTCTAGATGACGTCATTGACATAATTAGTGCCCCGTAATTCAGCTATTATGTAGCATAACGTTAAAAATAGAAAacagctaaaaatagaaaaGAGCCCCTCCCCCATGCTGACTTGCAGAGAACTGGATACAAAAGAAGCAACAATTTTTATCACAGGATAAGAGAATTTTAACATATTGTGAGTGATAAACTACGAGTACAAGATGTCTATGAACTGGGGTGATTCACAAACTGACCACCCTCCAATCTTCCACAGGCTACCCGCTGCTTTTGGTGGTCCAGTGTCTCCAACCAGCGAACCATTCCTTGGTGATCTCGGGGTCATCATCAAAAACACAATCTCTGGCGAGGAATGCAGAGCCCTAATCAAGGCCGTGGAGGAGCAAGGATTCCAGGCTGCTGATGAATACTGCTTCAGTTATCGTGATCGACTAAACGATAGATTCATGTCTGACGACTCTCAGCTAGCCGACATCTTATGGAGTAGGGTGGAGCAGTTTGTACCGAAAAAGATTGACAATCCATTCGGATCTAGAGACCCACGGACTTGGGAGGTGGAGAAAATGAACATTCGATTTCGATTCTGCAAGTACATCGGCGGGAAAGGTCACCACTTCGGAGCACACACTGACGGAATGTATAGTATTGATAATACTCACACTAGTCTGCTCACTTGTATGTTTTATTTGAACGGAGGAGATGAATTTAAAGGTGGTACGACAGATTTCATTGACCACAAGACGCATGAGCGCAAGTGTTCTGTTTGTCCTGAGCCCGGACTGTGCCTCATATTCAGACAAGCTAACCTGGATTGCTATCATCTTGGCACTGAAGTCACTGAAGGATTGAAATATATACTGAGAACTGATATTATGTATCACAGTAAATCATAGTGATTGACTGTGTGCAATTGCCTGTTTAGTtagtttgttttgtttttatattttttatacacatgcatcaaattgtaaaaattattattgtattcaCAAAAATAAAAACGTTGTTACTAATTACAGCCATCAATCTAACAGTATTACTATACACAACCTAGTTACTATAATCTAGTGTGAGCTAGTTACGTTAACTACTATACACAACCTAGTGTGGGCTACTTCTTTGACGGTCATAGCCGGTCATTCGTTCTTGTCTTGCTCCTTCCCATGTTTGTAGGTCCTCTGCTGTCAGCAAGTTTTTCATCACCTCTGCCAACAATTGATCACAATCCCCGAACACACGACTGCCCAATACTTCACCAGCCACTTTCTTCAAGCAAAGATCATCAAATCCAGTCTTCTGTCGATTAATAATAACCAATCTCAATGGCTTCCGTCCCCTTCTCACAAGATTGCAGGCTGGATAGACTTGCATGGTGGTTCCAAAGCTCAAACAAAGATCAGCTTTATCAGCATTCTTCTCGGCTTGTGTGAGTATCGCTTCCTCGAGATcatcactaaaattaatgatactaTCTTTCAAAAAACCTTTGCATCCTTTTTGCGAGCACTTGCGGCCTGTACGATGAGTTAGTCCACAGAGCGTGCACTTGACAGCGTGTTTGGGACGAGGTATCTCACTGCTACCTTGTTCGTTTAAGTCTTCAAAGTACTGACTTGCAGTATCATCCATCACATAGAAGGATCGATTGTAGCGATGTCCACAGCTCTCACAAATCTCGATAAACACGTTGCCATGTAGCTCTGATAGATGCTCAACAGGTATACCAGACAATCCATGAAGACCGTCTCCATTCTGAGATATGATATGCTTTATCATCCCCATCTCCAAGAGTTTCACCAAAGCCTCGTGAGTGTACGTTGGCCTGAGGTTTTCATACGGCACACCCTCCTCCTCAGTGACTGCAGTGCTGCCAGACACAGCTTCTCGATCTTCTTCCGTCCATTTCCCTTCTTTCCCACGATAATCTCCAATACCAGCAGAAGTTGAAATGCCAGCTCCTGAGAATACAATGCAATGATGGGATGATCGAATGAGCTGTGCAATCCTAGCTCCCTCCATCCTGACAATATCAACAGAGTCATGGTGTTCCACTGTTTTCGATGCTTCTTTCACAAGTGATTTATCTCGATTGCTCAGCTTGATTGCAATGTTTTTTGGATTTCGAGCTCTACTGCTTTTCAGTAAATCATCCCAGCATGTCTTGTGGAAACTTGCATCACCCGTTGAGCCCCAAGCAATGAGTGTAGATCTAGAGCTGTCCTTTGTTGGCAGAGTGGCTTTGATCTCAACATAGCAATCTGTTTGTGGGTGTATCTGCTGGGTAACACATGATTTAAATGAGCATGTCTTCCATTCAGCAGGTGCTATCTTGGATTTCTTAGAGATTTTCTCCGTGGTAGTTGAGGCCTTGTGTTTGCCTAGTCGTTCAATTTTTTCAGCCATTGCCAATCATTGTTTATTTTCACTTGAAATGGCGACACGCCCTCCTAGTTCTTTGCTGACACAGCAATAATTGTACTTGCTaagggaatttccctattTAATGGGGATTTCCCTACTATAGACTGAGCTGCAGACACGCCCATGTATTTCTCTATTCATTCACCATGACAACACAATAGTGTAAGCCTCATGATCAAAGACAAAAGAAGTAAAGTACTGTAGCAGCAGAGAAAACCAGAAATGCAAAGTAAGATTGTAATCTATgtacatgtggtgtgtgtcCCCTGAGGCAATCTGTAACACTTAGTTACTGGCTACCATGGTGATGACATAAACACAGAGATTGATAAAGTGTTTAGGTAGCTAGCTTAGTAAGTTAAGTATGATTGCCACTGAGAACCTATTCCCCTGTGACCTCCACACCATCACACCATTCGAGGTCTTCCTCCCCACCCAATCATTTGAAGGTTCCTGTATTTATAAAGCTACATAGCTATCGCAATATTTAAATAAAACCATTTTTTTGGCTATCCAGATTACAGGATAGCTGGACGGATGGGAGAGGGCACATTCTCAGAAGTGCTCAAGTGTCAGAGCATGGCAGATGGACAACTCTATGCCTGCAAGAAAATGAAGCAGAAATATG is a genomic window of Halichondria panicea chromosome 15, odHalPani1.1, whole genome shotgun sequence containing:
- the LOC135348558 gene encoding optic atrophy 3 protein homolog gives rise to the protein MIIDFGKGCQSKKLNAIKLYKMVAAFPLGKLLYLGVKQMSKPLARGIQRRALNSPFIRTYICSPPAQLLHWLEVFVKMRLMGASGPTQVKPLSSEKAVEIGAEIIGELIVYTIASSAIIAEYYRSSRKGQAVEDTQDQKISKLNNKLKLLDREMNIVKRKIHQIEDTGLLQQKSKG
- the LOC135349397 gene encoding NAD-dependent protein deacylase sirtuin-6-like, which translates into the protein MAEKIERLGKHKASTTTEKISKKSKIAPAEWKTCSFKSCVTQQIHPQTDCYVEIKATLPTKDSSRSTLIAWGSTGDASFHKTCWDDLLKSSRARNPKNIAIKLSNRDKSLVKEASKTVEHHDSVDIVRMEGARIAQLIRSSHHCIVFSGAGISTSAGIGDYRGKEGKWTEEDREAVSGSTAVTEEEGVPYENLRPTYTHEALVKLLEMGMIKHIISQNGDGLHGLSGIPVEHLSELHGNVFIEICESCGHRYNRSFYVMDDTASQYFEDLNEQGSSEIPRPKHAVKCTLCGLTHRTGRKCSQKGCKGFLKDSIINFSDDLEEAILTQAEKNADKADLCLSFGTTMQVYPACNLVRRGRKPLRLVIINRQKTGFDDLCLKKVAGEVLGSRVFGDCDQLLAEVMKNLLTAEDLQTWEGARQERMTGYDRQRSSPH
- the LOC135348555 gene encoding vesicle transport through interaction with t-SNAREs homolog 1B-like encodes the protein MSSEKLERCCDELKALLDNIQDSITYQLPKKLGDDHRRSLSVLNGKIDEAQALYGEIQSELGRAPVGYQHQLAGRVSQYKESIASLRRQVNGGSSLREQLFSRQDEDPYQSDGEKSRLLGNTETLKRASASVGRAQAISAQTDEVAVTIMEDLDDQKASLLRTRNNLTTIDGELGRTSGLLRSIVCKSVQNRLLLVIVIICEIIILAGVIYWKFIS
- the LOC135348556 gene encoding lactoylglutathione lyase-like; translation: MADSSSTSTGPHPDYRSYLSEPDSSCNDFIMQQTMMRIRDPKASLDFYSRVMGMRLLKRVDQPSMKFTIYFMGYEKAEDIPTDQDEAWKWLLTRRGTIELTHNWGTETDPTFTGYHNGNSDPRGFGHIGIAVPDVYKACDRFETLGVPFIKTPTGGKMKGIAFIKDPDGYWIEILSPNNDVIVAN
- the LOC135348554 gene encoding centrosomal protein CCDC61-like, whose product is MSSSPPSPAGDHWSVSAPWVFRNTEYKVAADVREDVLIVQVEDCLAADQWTGHFDSKHVEELTRKTGNYKQFPIFLNMLESAITKSSDSVTLDLLTYADLESLRNKKHGNGRGTSPSHKQTQSKRYLILTYSVEFDRIHYPLALPYSGRPDPTHLQETIRRLQTQLEKAKRQAHSHKHTDLTQLKREYEALAREKDELEEALESIKQDVMLTRGGGSSKEVRFMKKVIKNMEEQLLNERTKHQRLVSKKNEELKNLLQELEQLKLSERSLRTRVKSLNNELTFLKHGLRTTPGTHSKANKKRRSTSIERKTPRNSVERLQRRAPRNSVERSVERSVERRTMRTPSPNGGSRVPRFDPTAYVKSKKKKQRDADVKLGRLRVCVRNRPPRSLSRERRGSATRPLSNSRDSSRRSSVSSVQSNMSSERGVGSRGRRLAWESPQNTSGCAKRTSSKNTSLLEHSVEISDIDARLTALQEFMKRSLESPRNHTKR
- the LOC135349398 gene encoding uncharacterized protein LOC135349398 — protein: MSMNWGDSQTDHPPIFHRLPAAFGGPVSPTSEPFLGDLGVIIKNTISGEECRALIKAVEEQGFQAADEYCFSYRDRLNDRFMSDDSQLADILWSRVEQFVPKKIDNPFGSRDPRTWEVEKMNIRFRFCKYIGGKGHHFGAHTDGMYSIDNTHTSLLTCMFYLNGGDEFKGGTTDFIDHKTHERKCSVCPEPGLCLIFRQANLDCYHLGTEVTEGLKYILRTDIMYHSKS